One window of the Syntrophorhabdaceae bacterium genome contains the following:
- a CDS encoding GntR family transcriptional regulator: MTERKTSKTTKQKEDSSQIAYHKIRHMLYNKELVPGQRIAYRDLAEKLELSPTPIIQALKWLELQGFVQHEPNRGYSMAPFSIKEIEELYELRELVEPSLIAATIQRIDKKGLGELKLALEAHLSAEREFYLKERLFKNREFHMTLASLSGKGTQVRLLQNVFDMLFLKYGGNYFPMASLKSTDQAHQEIYDAVALRSLERARTVLKNHLTNVKVQVMSSIRKMLAEQERTEF, encoded by the coding sequence ATGACAGAGCGAAAAACCTCAAAAACAACAAAGCAGAAGGAAGACTCCAGCCAGATTGCCTATCACAAGATTCGCCACATGCTTTACAACAAGGAACTGGTGCCCGGCCAAAGAATCGCATACAGGGACCTTGCTGAGAAGCTTGAGCTGAGTCCGACCCCGATTATTCAGGCCCTTAAATGGCTTGAACTCCAGGGGTTCGTCCAGCACGAGCCGAACCGGGGCTATTCCATGGCGCCATTCAGTATCAAGGAGATTGAAGAACTCTACGAACTGAGGGAGCTTGTTGAGCCGTCGCTCATCGCTGCCACGATCCAGCGTATCGACAAGAAAGGTCTCGGGGAACTTAAACTCGCGCTTGAGGCCCATCTTTCGGCCGAAAGAGAGTTTTACCTGAAAGAACGGCTCTTCAAAAACAGGGAGTTTCACATGACCCTTGCCTCGTTATCGGGGAAGGGGACCCAGGTACGCCTGTTACAAAACGTATTTGATATGTTGTTTCTCAAGTACGGAGGCAACTACTTCCCTATGGCTTCATTAAAATCGACCGATCAGGCGCATCAGGAGATATATGATGCCGTGGCGCTGCGCAGTCTTGAAAGGGCAAGGACGGTGCTCAAGAACCACCTGACGAATGTAAAGGTGCAGGTCATGTCGAGCATCAGGAAAATGCTGGCGGAACAGGAACGGACCGAGTTCTAA